A window of Hymenobacter aerilatus contains these coding sequences:
- a CDS encoding polysaccharide biosynthesis/export family protein: protein MIITLFSNRAYLRLLSFIAVLIAVSGCAADRNLVYFSNLKNSDEFQVPVTSVVSPKIQPDDLLSITVSSLNPESNVLFNNGVIPSTSGNLPATPTRIDNGYLVDANNNINFPVLGLIKLGGLTKEEATTKLTDAIRIHVKNPIVNIRFLNFKITVIGEVTRPASFTIPTERINILEALGLAGDMTAYGKRENVLIIREKDGLRTTTRVNLNDKNILSSPYFYLQQNDIVYVEPDKAKALQVSTRTYYLPIVLTAISVISILFTALK from the coding sequence GCGTACCTGCGTTTATTGTCTTTTATAGCTGTACTGATTGCCGTCAGTGGCTGTGCAGCTGACCGTAATTTGGTGTATTTCAGCAACCTGAAAAACTCTGATGAGTTTCAGGTTCCAGTCACGAGTGTAGTCTCTCCTAAGATTCAGCCTGACGACCTGTTGTCCATTACTGTTAGCAGCCTGAATCCAGAGTCGAATGTCTTATTCAATAATGGCGTGATTCCTTCTACTAGCGGCAATCTTCCCGCTACTCCTACCCGCATAGACAATGGCTACTTAGTGGACGCTAATAATAATATTAATTTTCCTGTACTAGGATTAATTAAGCTCGGCGGCCTCACTAAAGAAGAAGCTACCACCAAATTAACCGATGCCATTCGGATACACGTCAAAAATCCTATCGTAAATATCCGCTTCCTAAATTTTAAGATTACAGTAATCGGTGAAGTTACGCGCCCAGCTAGTTTCACTATCCCAACAGAGCGCATTAATATTTTAGAAGCGCTAGGCTTGGCCGGCGATATGACAGCCTACGGAAAGCGAGAAAATGTGCTGATCATTCGCGAAAAGGATGGCTTGCGCACTACTACGCGCGTGAATCTGAACGATAAAAATATATTGAGCTCGCCTTATTTTTATCTGCAACAGAATGATATCGTTTATGTAGAACCGGACAAGGCAAAGGCGCTTCAAGTCAGCACTAGAACCTATTATTTACCTATTGTTTTAACTGCTATTTCTGTTATAAGTATTCTGTTCACTGCACTTAAATAA
- a CDS encoding GumC family protein, with amino-acid sequence MNTKELFPLQVEQPEAKSLKNILSYYLRYWYLFAFGIALALGVAFAYLRYYAIPRYQITSTVLVKDDDGGGTAMSSGAIDLNVFRSSKNLNNEIEILKSADLMHRVVKELDLGTTYYVEGRFRNDELYNSGNPIRTIVSKLDTNIVNKDIYLVAKSNIEYQLFDNNDEQGITYRFGQLIHKPYGSFTIVANNNTLLKEYLNKKIIIGLHDTRDVAENFSSGLTVSPIKEDATVLRIGITDAIPSRGVDIVNKLVQVYNKEALEDRNITATNTIAFLDDRLKYITGELSDVEKSVAQYKSSNELTDVTTQASNYVEQASDYNKRLSDWAIQIDILESIESYLKQNKGQYKMVPSTLGIQDETLLGLINKFNELQLERERMLRTTEVDNPLVQNFNEQLNNLRANILENLGNIKRSLVITSNSLKASSGQFKSRIQRVPKVERELQEINRQQETKQKLYLFLLQRREEAAISLASTVSNSRIIDTATSTNYPISPSKQIIYLTALLLGALVPFGILYTKDLLNDKIRTQQDVERLTNTPILGELAHNSSGTLVVTRENKSALAEMFRLIRSNLSFAAGNAENGKVILVTSSMSGEGKTFFTINLGASLVLAGKRTLLIELDLRNPSLLFELGEKVTTGLTDYIQSNEVRIQDIIRPINSIPDLDIIGAGTSLAANPAELMMSDKLQYLISELKDMYDHIIIDTAPIGRVSDAFSLRTLVNQTIYVVRYNYTDKRQINIISNIFNNNLLPNPMIVLNDAKKSNEYGYGHGYGYEVKKKRTLLTK; translated from the coding sequence ATGAATACCAAGGAGCTATTTCCACTGCAGGTTGAGCAGCCCGAGGCGAAGAGCCTAAAGAATATTTTGTCGTATTATCTAAGGTACTGGTACCTTTTTGCTTTCGGTATTGCATTAGCATTGGGCGTTGCTTTCGCCTATCTCCGATATTATGCGATTCCCCGCTATCAGATTACAAGCACCGTATTGGTGAAGGATGATGATGGTGGCGGAACAGCTATGTCCAGCGGGGCTATCGATCTTAACGTTTTCAGATCTTCTAAAAATCTGAACAACGAAATAGAAATTCTAAAGTCTGCGGACCTCATGCACCGTGTAGTGAAGGAGTTGGACTTAGGTACCACTTACTACGTGGAGGGCAGATTCCGAAATGATGAATTGTATAATAGTGGTAATCCTATTCGCACAATTGTCAGCAAGTTGGACACCAATATTGTCAACAAAGACATTTATTTGGTTGCAAAGTCAAACATTGAATATCAGCTATTCGACAATAATGATGAACAGGGTATTACCTACCGTTTTGGCCAGTTAATCCATAAGCCCTATGGTTCTTTCACAATTGTTGCTAACAATAATACCTTATTGAAAGAATATTTAAATAAAAAGATAATTATAGGATTGCACGATACACGCGACGTAGCCGAAAATTTCAGTAGTGGCTTAACAGTATCTCCTATAAAGGAAGATGCTACTGTGCTACGCATTGGTATCACAGATGCTATTCCTTCAAGAGGAGTTGATATTGTAAATAAGCTGGTTCAAGTATATAACAAAGAGGCCCTAGAGGACCGGAATATAACGGCAACAAATACCATTGCTTTTCTGGACGACCGGTTGAAATATATCACCGGTGAGCTATCGGATGTAGAGAAGAGCGTTGCGCAATACAAAAGCTCTAATGAGCTAACCGACGTGACAACGCAGGCCTCTAACTATGTAGAGCAAGCGAGTGATTATAACAAGCGCTTATCTGACTGGGCTATTCAAATTGATATTTTAGAATCAATTGAGAGCTATCTGAAGCAGAACAAGGGTCAATATAAGATGGTGCCTAGTACGCTCGGCATTCAAGATGAGACGCTGTTGGGCCTGATCAACAAGTTCAACGAATTACAATTAGAACGTGAACGTATGTTGCGCACTACGGAAGTAGATAATCCGCTTGTGCAAAACTTCAATGAGCAATTGAATAATCTGCGGGCTAATATTCTTGAGAACTTAGGTAATATAAAGAGAAGCCTCGTTATTACCAGCAACAGTTTAAAAGCCAGTTCTGGTCAATTTAAATCAAGAATCCAACGTGTTCCTAAAGTAGAAAGGGAATTGCAAGAGATAAACCGTCAACAAGAGACTAAGCAAAAGCTCTACCTATTCTTATTACAGAGAAGAGAGGAAGCTGCTATATCGCTGGCCTCTACTGTTTCCAACTCAAGGATAATTGATACGGCTACTAGCACTAATTATCCCATCAGCCCCAGTAAACAGATTATTTATCTGACCGCTTTGCTGCTAGGCGCTCTTGTACCTTTTGGCATCCTGTATACCAAGGATTTGCTGAACGACAAAATTCGCACGCAGCAGGATGTAGAGCGTTTAACAAACACGCCTATTCTGGGAGAATTAGCGCATAATTCGTCTGGTACTCTTGTCGTAACTAGAGAGAACAAATCAGCTTTGGCTGAGATGTTCCGATTAATTCGCTCTAACCTCAGCTTCGCGGCTGGCAACGCCGAGAATGGAAAAGTTATCCTAGTAACGTCCAGCATGAGTGGCGAAGGAAAAACATTCTTCACCATCAACTTAGGCGCCTCGCTTGTATTGGCAGGCAAGCGTACGCTGCTGATAGAATTAGATCTACGCAATCCTAGTTTATTATTCGAGCTAGGTGAAAAAGTTACGACAGGCTTAACGGATTATATTCAGTCAAACGAGGTACGCATTCAGGACATTATCCGTCCTATTAATAGTATTCCCGATCTAGATATAATTGGAGCCGGTACCAGTTTGGCTGCAAACCCAGCTGAGCTAATGATGTCTGATAAGCTCCAGTATTTAATCAGTGAGTTAAAAGATATGTACGACCACATAATTATTGACACAGCTCCTATTGGTCGGGTTTCGGATGCTTTTAGCTTGCGCACATTGGTTAATCAAACCATTTATGTAGTGCGTTACAACTACACTGATAAGAGACAAATAAATATAATATCGAACATCTTCAATAATAATTTATTACCCAATCCAATGATTGTGTTGAATGATGCTAAAAAATCAAATGAATATGGCTACGGACATGGCTATGGTTATGAAGTTAAGAAGAAAAGAACTCTGCTCACCAAGTAG
- a CDS encoding glycosyltransferase family 2 protein: MVRITIVIPTYKRPKFLAEAVNTCIQQTYPPHAILIGDDSPDTVTQDVVEALQATTTIPIHYIHHQPPLRQAGNVNALMQRVESEKLMLLHDDDALLPTALETLAAEFERDPTIEVAYGQQYIITDDGEISYPRSVLFNEAFYRTPPYAGSTLTSLEAGMVQQFPNNAYVMNTELAQRVGYREVGDVCDFDFGFRVGQTGAKIHFVPTYTAKYRISNSAVSTGKQNDAGLASYLMVKEVPVPAQSAQLKKKWLKSRAAVAVGQAIANKRFKTAIRIYFSEDHLSKIPTLGGIKRLLNILLLGHLPI; this comes from the coding sequence ATGGTACGTATTACCATCGTTATTCCTACCTACAAACGGCCAAAGTTTTTGGCGGAGGCTGTCAACACCTGTATACAGCAGACGTATCCTCCGCACGCTATACTAATTGGGGATGACTCGCCTGACACCGTAACGCAGGATGTAGTAGAGGCTTTGCAGGCCACCACTACTATTCCTATTCACTATATCCATCATCAGCCCCCATTACGGCAGGCGGGCAACGTGAATGCCTTGATGCAGCGTGTAGAAAGCGAAAAGCTTATGCTGCTGCATGATGACGACGCGTTGCTGCCTACCGCGCTTGAAACATTGGCAGCCGAGTTTGAGCGCGACCCGACCATTGAGGTAGCGTATGGGCAGCAATACATCATTACAGACGACGGAGAAATTTCCTACCCCCGATCTGTCTTATTTAATGAGGCGTTCTACCGCACGCCTCCGTATGCCGGCTCTACCCTTACCTCATTGGAGGCGGGCATGGTTCAGCAGTTTCCTAACAACGCGTATGTGATGAACACCGAGCTGGCCCAACGGGTAGGGTACCGGGAGGTAGGTGACGTATGCGATTTTGACTTTGGCTTTCGGGTTGGACAAACAGGTGCGAAAATTCACTTTGTGCCAACATACACAGCCAAATACCGCATCTCAAACTCTGCTGTTTCTACCGGCAAACAAAATGATGCTGGTCTGGCTTCCTACCTAATGGTGAAGGAAGTGCCGGTTCCAGCGCAATCGGCACAGCTAAAAAAGAAGTGGCTGAAAAGCCGAGCTGCCGTAGCTGTAGGACAAGCCATTGCCAATAAGCGTTTCAAAACGGCTATTCGCATCTATTTCAGCGAAGATCACCTGAGCAAAATTCCTACCCTGGGTGGTATCAAGCGGTTGCTGAACATTCTTTTGCTTGGGCATCTGCCCATCTAA
- a CDS encoding lipopolysaccharide biosynthesis protein, translated as MKVLTQRIQTSSKAAKLLEWGKLVTVMGSAQIALQALGFVGGILVIRLLPTQEYALYTLANTMLGTMVLLADGGISTGVMAQGGQVWQDRERLGVVLATGMDLRRKFAIISLLVATPALIYLLRHQNASWLLTILLTLSLIPAFFTALSGTLWEIAPKLHQRIGLLQSIQVGASIGRLILLGASLFLFPWSYIAVLAAGIPQIWANFRLRKLAHTLAAPNQPIDPVIRQDILNKVKRLLPDAIYYCFSAQFAVWVMSIFGSTTAVASLGALGRLAVALSLFTAMFSALVLPRFARLPYDSALLMRQFSRIITGMLLLCAAIVGGVWLFSTPILWVLGRQYANLESEIVLMMIGKCIGLVAYSAFSLCTSKGWVINPIVSISLSMASIVCGAFFVDVTSLRGIFILDIFVAAVQLIMHLVYGYLQFHSAKPVSELSEIE; from the coding sequence ATGAAAGTACTTACACAACGTATCCAAACCAGTTCAAAAGCGGCCAAGCTACTCGAATGGGGAAAGCTAGTGACCGTTATGGGCTCAGCGCAAATTGCATTACAGGCACTGGGATTTGTTGGGGGCATTTTGGTAATACGTCTTCTCCCCACGCAGGAGTATGCATTGTACACGCTCGCTAATACAATGCTTGGTACGATGGTTCTGTTGGCCGACGGAGGTATTTCTACCGGCGTGATGGCCCAAGGAGGCCAGGTATGGCAAGACCGTGAACGGCTAGGAGTTGTGTTGGCGACTGGCATGGACTTACGTCGCAAGTTTGCCATAATCAGCTTGTTAGTCGCAACACCTGCTTTAATCTATTTGTTGCGACACCAGAATGCAAGTTGGCTATTAACTATTTTATTAACGCTGTCGTTAATCCCAGCCTTTTTTACAGCACTCTCTGGCACTCTGTGGGAAATCGCTCCAAAACTGCATCAACGCATTGGCTTGTTGCAATCAATTCAAGTAGGGGCCTCAATAGGAAGGCTTATTCTATTAGGAGCTAGTCTCTTTCTCTTCCCATGGTCATACATTGCAGTATTAGCAGCTGGTATACCTCAGATATGGGCTAATTTTCGATTGCGTAAGCTAGCCCATACTCTTGCTGCACCTAATCAGCCCATTGACCCTGTTATCAGACAAGACATTCTGAACAAGGTTAAGCGCCTGTTACCTGATGCTATCTACTATTGTTTTTCTGCTCAATTCGCAGTTTGGGTAATGTCGATTTTCGGCTCCACTACAGCAGTTGCTTCTTTAGGAGCATTGGGCCGATTGGCTGTAGCCTTGAGCTTATTCACAGCAATGTTCTCCGCATTAGTCTTGCCGCGTTTTGCTCGTTTGCCATACGATAGTGCTTTATTAATGCGTCAATTCAGTCGCATTATCACAGGTATGCTTTTGCTATGCGCAGCTATAGTTGGCGGGGTCTGGCTATTCTCTACACCCATCCTATGGGTATTGGGCAGGCAATACGCTAATCTGGAAAGCGAGATTGTGCTTATGATGATTGGCAAATGCATCGGGTTGGTAGCTTATTCAGCATTTTCGCTTTGCACAAGCAAAGGCTGGGTTATCAATCCTATAGTGTCTATTTCGCTTAGTATGGCATCTATTGTCTGTGGTGCCTTCTTCGTTGATGTGACCTCTCTACGCGGCATTTTCATACTTGACATTTTCGTGGCCGCTGTGCAACTGATCATGCACCTCGTGTACGGCTACTTGCAATTTCACAGTGCAAAACCTGTTTCTGAGCTTTCAGAAATAGAGTAA
- a CDS encoding glycosyltransferase family 4 protein encodes MKDKKTKLLIVGATQGGYGGIEAFMIAMAEAAAAWPEFDVRLCFKIVKGATFKDDLRALAENVCSQVYYVERGSKELGALVSWADVLHVQNMPPDIVLPAKLLGKKIFLTVHNRRIPTASLHNAIWAFTIKLAKQRWYNSNFVWGTWEPNTKSANSACVPTVCRLPHLQYPINQRRGFLFVGRWINHKGLEEILHAYAQCNFDPAEWPLTILGDGPLKPTVLALQQELNLPQIHMPGFVDDNSKQHYLASARWLLAPARTQEDMGLTPIEARSVGVPAIVTRDGGLPESGGPAALLAEPGDIAGLADCMRQAAAMTITEYTERSMLSLDSLANYLKPMEFYRNAFRN; translated from the coding sequence ATGAAAGACAAAAAAACCAAGTTGCTTATTGTCGGGGCCACACAGGGCGGTTATGGTGGTATCGAGGCTTTCATGATAGCAATGGCTGAAGCCGCTGCGGCATGGCCTGAATTTGACGTTCGGCTATGCTTCAAAATCGTGAAAGGCGCCACTTTCAAAGATGACCTTCGAGCACTAGCTGAGAATGTTTGCTCGCAGGTGTATTATGTAGAACGTGGTTCGAAAGAGCTAGGAGCGTTGGTATCGTGGGCTGATGTATTGCATGTTCAAAATATGCCACCCGACATTGTACTTCCCGCGAAATTATTAGGTAAAAAAATCTTTCTAACCGTTCATAATCGACGCATTCCAACGGCCAGTCTACATAATGCTATCTGGGCTTTCACTATTAAGTTAGCGAAGCAGCGTTGGTATAACTCTAACTTTGTATGGGGAACTTGGGAGCCGAATACTAAATCAGCTAATAGCGCATGTGTTCCTACTGTATGCCGCCTACCGCATCTGCAATACCCCATTAATCAACGCCGTGGCTTCCTGTTTGTGGGACGCTGGATTAATCACAAAGGATTGGAAGAAATCTTGCATGCTTATGCACAATGTAATTTTGATCCAGCCGAATGGCCGCTCACTATATTAGGTGACGGCCCACTGAAACCTACAGTATTAGCGCTTCAACAAGAGTTGAACCTGCCACAAATCCATATGCCTGGTTTTGTAGATGATAATAGCAAGCAACATTATTTAGCATCTGCCCGCTGGTTGTTAGCTCCGGCCCGTACCCAGGAAGATATGGGTCTAACACCGATTGAAGCACGTAGTGTTGGCGTACCTGCTATCGTCACACGTGATGGAGGATTACCGGAGTCAGGTGGACCAGCAGCTCTGCTCGCTGAACCTGGTGATATTGCAGGTTTAGCTGATTGCATGCGACAAGCAGCTGCTATGACAATTACCGAATACACAGAGCGGAGCATGCTCAGCCTTGATTCACTTGCCAATTATTTAAAACCCATGGAATTCTACAGGAATGCTTTCCGCAACTAG
- a CDS encoding glycosyltransferase family 4 protein codes for MKFVLLHPTGNRNVRAVMTAMYEADMLAEFATTLAVNPTATWLKMLPERLRQEWLRRTFPIPDNFIRSYPIREVARMLLPRLGMHTYVQHERGWASVDAVYQNLDQEVATRLPRLQKQGASAVYGYEDGALATFTKAKALGMQCVYDLPIAYWETGRRLMLEEAERLPKWAPTLGGGIQDSPAKLERKTKELELADMVVGPGKFVMDSLPTWARTKHMVMSPFGSPVSTTRSSAQASPTKRPLRVLFVGALGQRKGLGDLFAAVRMLNCPDLELVVLGTPLAPMEFYRGELPTFTYEAGRPHDQVLSLMRSCDVFCLPSIVEGRALVMQEAMSQGLPLIITPNTGGEDLVKEGETGFLVPIRSPQAIAEKLQWFLDNRAQLPRMIQQVQAHAASYTWQQYGTDVLNGILHMA; via the coding sequence ATGAAATTTGTACTCCTGCATCCTACTGGCAACCGTAATGTGAGAGCAGTGATGACCGCAATGTACGAGGCTGACATGCTTGCGGAATTTGCTACTACTTTGGCTGTTAATCCAACTGCTACATGGCTAAAAATGCTTCCAGAGCGTTTACGTCAAGAATGGTTGCGCCGGACCTTTCCAATACCTGATAATTTCATTCGCTCCTATCCAATTCGAGAGGTAGCGCGTATGCTGCTGCCTCGGTTAGGCATGCATACTTATGTACAGCACGAACGTGGCTGGGCTAGTGTAGATGCGGTATACCAAAATCTAGATCAAGAAGTAGCAACGCGCTTACCTCGTCTGCAAAAACAGGGGGCTTCGGCCGTGTACGGATACGAAGATGGTGCGCTAGCTACTTTCACCAAAGCCAAAGCTTTGGGGATGCAATGCGTGTACGACTTACCCATTGCATACTGGGAGACTGGTCGCCGACTTATGTTAGAAGAAGCCGAGCGATTACCAAAATGGGCACCGACCCTCGGTGGGGGGATACAAGACTCACCCGCCAAGCTGGAACGCAAGACGAAGGAATTAGAACTTGCTGATATGGTAGTAGGCCCAGGTAAGTTTGTAATGGACTCCCTCCCGACATGGGCACGTACGAAGCATATGGTTATGTCGCCTTTTGGATCACCTGTTAGCACAACGCGTTCATCAGCCCAGGCCTCCCCTACTAAACGTCCGTTGCGCGTACTGTTTGTAGGGGCTTTAGGTCAGCGCAAAGGACTAGGTGATTTGTTTGCAGCCGTTCGGATGCTGAATTGCCCTGATTTGGAATTAGTTGTTTTAGGCACTCCCTTAGCTCCTATGGAATTCTATCGTGGTGAGTTACCTACCTTCACATATGAAGCTGGCCGTCCTCACGACCAAGTACTCAGCCTCATGCGCTCCTGCGATGTCTTCTGTCTACCTTCTATTGTAGAGGGTAGAGCCTTAGTAATGCAAGAAGCTATGAGTCAAGGGTTACCACTTATCATAACACCCAATACAGGCGGTGAAGATCTGGTGAAAGAAGGGGAAACAGGTTTTCTGGTACCTATTCGTTCTCCTCAAGCCATTGCCGAAAAACTACAGTGGTTTCTCGATAACCGAGCACAACTACCTCGCATGATTCAGCAAGTGCAAGCGCACGCAGCTAGCTATACTTGGCAGCAATACGGCACAGATGTACTGAATGGTATTTTACACATGGCTTAG
- a CDS encoding glycosyltransferase family 4 protein, giving the protein MRIILLGNYPPDGQESMERFAQMMQQGLHQAAVQTELWRPIPVFGAGAGSTTSGFRKWLGYLDKWIVFPLVIRWRLRQQKLQQSDVYFHICDHSNAPYLAHLPAARAGITCHDVLAIRGGLGHSDAYVPASRFGRILQQWIFGRLRRAQRLAAVSQLTLDQLLELDGRAVAQKPAKWQVIHNAFNAPFTALPPAEATPLVHQAGIPDGQPFLLHVGSGLARKNRGLLLKMAHALGTRWSGLICFAGEAPDEALLSQAAALGLSQRVVAVARPDHQTLVALYSACAAFIFPSYSEGFGWPVIEAQACGAPIIASNIAPMPEVSGGAALHASPDDAVAFAEAFLTLQDPATRHDLVQRGFANCARFEPAHMTDAYLRLYDLA; this is encoded by the coding sequence ATGCGTATAATTTTACTCGGTAATTACCCGCCCGACGGCCAGGAAAGTATGGAGCGCTTTGCGCAGATGATGCAGCAAGGCCTGCATCAGGCAGCGGTGCAGACGGAGCTGTGGCGACCCATTCCGGTCTTTGGTGCCGGCGCCGGCTCTACCACTTCAGGCTTTCGGAAGTGGCTCGGCTATTTGGATAAGTGGATTGTCTTTCCGCTGGTAATCCGTTGGCGTTTGCGGCAGCAGAAACTACAGCAGAGCGACGTCTACTTTCACATCTGCGACCATTCCAACGCGCCTTATCTCGCCCATTTGCCAGCAGCACGGGCGGGCATCACCTGCCACGATGTACTGGCTATTCGGGGTGGACTGGGCCACAGCGATGCCTATGTACCTGCTTCTCGTTTCGGACGTATTCTACAGCAGTGGATTTTTGGGCGGCTGCGGCGTGCCCAGCGTCTCGCCGCTGTCTCGCAGCTTACCCTCGATCAGCTGCTGGAGCTAGATGGCCGCGCCGTTGCGCAGAAGCCCGCCAAGTGGCAGGTCATTCATAATGCATTCAATGCACCGTTTACTGCCCTACCCCCAGCCGAGGCAACTCCGTTGGTGCACCAAGCCGGTATTCCGGACGGGCAGCCTTTTTTGCTGCATGTAGGCTCTGGCCTAGCCCGCAAAAACCGCGGGCTACTGCTCAAAATGGCGCACGCGCTGGGCACCCGCTGGTCGGGGCTTATTTGCTTTGCCGGCGAAGCTCCCGACGAAGCGCTGCTGTCGCAAGCAGCCGCACTAGGCCTTTCCCAGCGCGTGGTGGCCGTAGCGCGGCCCGATCATCAGACGCTGGTAGCGTTGTATAGCGCTTGCGCCGCGTTCATTTTTCCGTCGTATTCGGAAGGCTTTGGCTGGCCCGTTATTGAAGCCCAGGCCTGTGGTGCCCCAATTATTGCCAGCAATATTGCTCCTATGCCCGAGGTGAGTGGGGGTGCTGCGCTGCATGCCTCACCCGACGATGCCGTCGCCTTTGCCGAGGCATTTCTTACGTTGCAGGATCCTGCAACACGCCATGATCTAGTGCAACGCGGCTTTGCGAATTGCGCCCGTTTCGAACCCGCCCACATGACGGACGCTTACCTGCGCCTCTACGATTTGGCTTAG
- a CDS encoding acyltransferase, with product MLLKILSFLLPWSLRRRALIRWFGYDIHPTARLGYAWVFPTKLIMAEKSRIDHFTVAIHLDLVQLDAEATIGRSNWITGFPSDSDSPHFRHQASTRRAELRLGKASAVTKNHHLDCTNSLTIGAFATVAGYNSQFLTHSINVLDNRQDSAPIHIGAYTFVGTNVVVLGGAVLPDYCVLGAKSLLNKAHTAEWTLYGGVPARAVSELPRTAAYFNRSEGFVY from the coding sequence TTGCTGCTCAAAATCCTTTCTTTTCTCCTACCCTGGTCCCTTCGGCGCCGGGCATTGATACGGTGGTTTGGTTACGATATTCATCCTACTGCCCGCCTGGGCTACGCATGGGTGTTTCCTACCAAGCTGATCATGGCCGAAAAGAGTCGTATCGACCACTTCACGGTAGCTATTCACCTGGATTTGGTACAGCTGGATGCTGAAGCTACTATTGGCCGCAGCAACTGGATTACCGGCTTCCCATCAGATAGCGACTCGCCTCATTTTCGCCACCAAGCTTCTACCCGGCGGGCTGAGCTGCGACTAGGCAAGGCCTCGGCAGTTACCAAAAACCATCACTTAGACTGTACCAACAGCCTCACCATTGGCGCTTTTGCTACGGTAGCGGGATACAACTCGCAGTTTCTGACACACTCGATTAATGTGCTGGATAATCGGCAAGACAGTGCCCCCATTCATATCGGCGCCTACACGTTCGTGGGTACCAATGTGGTGGTGCTGGGCGGCGCCGTCCTACCCGACTACTGCGTGTTGGGTGCCAAGTCGTTGCTAAATAAAGCACACACCGCCGAGTGGACGCTCTACGGCGGAGTGCCAGCCCGCGCTGTGAGCGAGCTACCCCGCACCGCGGCCTATTTCAACCGTTCCGAAGGCTTTGTGTATTAA
- a CDS encoding XrtY-associated glycosyltransferase XYAG1 — translation MNILFVVPSYKPAYTYGGPIVVIALLAEALVRLGHTVTVYTTTANGKEELAVPVGQPVSVDGVQVYYFKRVTGDHTHASPALWQHLYKKVRTFDVVHMHSWWNLLIIGAAWVCRLRGVTPVLSPHGMFSNYILDTNNAGKKKWLHRLLGKRLLQGTFLHVSTLMEWQESHRVIPNWPGAIIPNPVTLAQQEHPRKQPSSELVIGFLSRLDPKKGLDVLLRALSNVTFPFRLRVAGDGDPAYVQSLKELASSLGLAERVEWVGWKKGEDKFAYLAGVDLFALTSHSENFAIVVIEALAVGTPVMVSDQVGLHSFVAEHQYGWVTSMDLSTISRTLTTIAHDATARARITATAPAAIRAAYDDAHLAQQYVDLYQKVAL, via the coding sequence ATGAATATTCTCTTCGTTGTTCCTTCGTATAAGCCTGCTTACACCTACGGTGGCCCTATTGTGGTTATTGCCTTGTTGGCTGAGGCATTGGTTCGGCTTGGGCACACTGTAACAGTGTATACTACCACTGCCAATGGCAAAGAGGAACTGGCTGTGCCCGTTGGACAGCCGGTGAGTGTGGATGGCGTGCAGGTGTACTATTTCAAGCGCGTAACCGGCGACCATACCCATGCCTCGCCAGCCTTGTGGCAACACCTATATAAGAAGGTTCGCACCTTTGATGTGGTGCACATGCATTCCTGGTGGAACCTGCTCATTATCGGGGCGGCCTGGGTATGCCGCTTACGCGGGGTGACGCCGGTATTGTCGCCCCACGGCATGTTCAGCAATTACATTCTGGACACCAACAACGCGGGCAAGAAGAAGTGGCTACACCGGCTGCTGGGCAAACGCCTATTGCAGGGCACGTTCCTGCACGTTTCTACCCTTATGGAGTGGCAGGAGTCGCACCGCGTGATTCCTAACTGGCCAGGTGCCATCATCCCCAACCCCGTTACGCTGGCACAGCAGGAACATCCCCGCAAGCAGCCTTCTTCGGAGCTGGTGATTGGCTTTCTGTCGCGCCTTGACCCTAAGAAAGGACTGGATGTGTTGCTACGGGCCCTGAGCAACGTGACGTTCCCCTTCCGCCTGCGCGTGGCCGGTGACGGCGACCCGGCCTATGTACAGTCGCTAAAGGAGTTAGCCAGTTCGCTGGGCCTAGCCGAACGAGTGGAATGGGTAGGGTGGAAAAAAGGCGAAGACAAATTTGCTTACCTGGCTGGGGTAGACCTGTTTGCCCTCACTTCGCACAGCGAGAATTTCGCCATTGTGGTCATTGAGGCGCTAGCCGTGGGTACTCCTGTGATGGTGAGCGACCAAGTAGGCCTGCACAGCTTCGTGGCCGAACATCAATATGGCTGGGTAACGTCAATGGATCTATCCACTATTTCCCGTACGCTCACTACTATCGCGCACGATGCCACGGCCAGGGCCCGCATTACAGCCACGGCGCCGGCCGCCATCCGGGCAGCATACGACGATGCCCACCTCGCCCAGCAATACGTGGACCTCTACCAGAAGGTAGCCCTCTAA